From one Suicoccus acidiformans genomic stretch:
- a CDS encoding class II fructose-bisphosphate aldolase, giving the protein MHYQTLNDVLYEALAQGYAVPQFNINGYTWIEAIMETANELELPVIIGVTDRNVERLGGYQYIKNLIDLLYQRYEVETPVVLHLDHGQTIEGCKAAIDAGFSSVMYDGSHEVFEDNVKHTKEVVEYAHRQGVSVEGEIGGIGGIEDGMVGGIEFADPKECQALVEESGLDALAPALGSVHGEYQGKPDLQFHTMKEIQGLLNIPLVLHGASGLSQDDIHQAISYGHAKINFNTELNKAWSKAMQDIFVDNPNIYDPSIILPQTKSGIKAMIREKYRLCKLIK; this is encoded by the coding sequence ATGCATTATCAAACTTTAAATGATGTTTTATATGAAGCGCTTGCACAGGGTTATGCTGTACCACAATTTAATATTAATGGCTATACCTGGATAGAAGCAATTATGGAAACCGCGAATGAGTTGGAGTTACCTGTGATTATTGGTGTAACTGACCGTAATGTTGAACGGTTAGGTGGTTATCAATATATAAAGAACTTAATTGACTTATTGTATCAGCGCTATGAAGTAGAAACTCCAGTCGTGCTACATTTGGATCATGGACAAACGATTGAAGGCTGTAAAGCAGCTATTGATGCAGGTTTTTCATCGGTAATGTATGACGGTTCGCATGAGGTTTTCGAAGATAATGTAAAGCATACTAAAGAAGTCGTAGAATATGCGCATCGACAAGGTGTTAGCGTTGAAGGTGAAATTGGTGGAATTGGTGGCATTGAAGATGGTATGGTTGGCGGCATTGAATTTGCTGACCCTAAGGAGTGTCAAGCACTAGTTGAAGAATCAGGTTTAGATGCTTTAGCGCCAGCACTTGGCTCTGTTCATGGTGAGTATCAAGGAAAACCAGATTTGCAATTCCACACGATGAAAGAAATCCAAGGATTGTTAAATATCCCGCTAGTTCTTCACGGTGCTTCAGGCCTTTCTCAAGATGATATTCATCAAGCTATTAGTTATGGACATGCAAAAATTAATTTTAACACTGAACTGAACAAGGCTTGGTCAAAGGCCATGCAAGACATCTTTGTAGATAATCCAAATATTTATGATCCGAGCATAATTCTACCGCAGACTAAGTCGGGCATTAAAGCGATGATTCGAGAAAAATATCGCTTATGTAAATTAATAAAATAA
- the iolD gene encoding 3D-(3,5/4)-trihydroxycyclohexane-1,2-dione acylhydrolase (decyclizing), whose protein sequence is MADKIRLTTAQALIKFIQNQYINVDGEEFPFVKGVFSIYGHGNVLGIGEALEHYNERLDYFQGKNEQGMGFAAIAYAKQTLRQQIFAVSASAGPGSANLVHVAANAFTNNIPILILPADTFATRQPDPVLQQLEHQHDASLTTNDAFRAVSKFYDRVQRPEQLMSSLVRAFEVMTNPETAGPAVVAISQDVEGEAYDYEASFFEKRVHYIDRKIPTNREIEAALDAIKASKRPVIIAGGGTKYSQAGPELRNISEKYNIPIVETQAGKSVVTYDFPNALGGVGILGTSAANKIVSEADLIIGIGTRYNDFVTSSKTGFDWENQKFVNINVSRFQAYKLDAVTVVADAKVALQKLTEGLEGYQTAYEGEIQEYKAAWNEERERLHNIAFNRKDFDPEIKHHFGQGIMNDYADALGTEFTQTNAFITINDHVDDDAIVVGSAGSLPGDMQRLWNSTEENTFHLEYGYSSMGYEISGTLGVKLAAPNQEVYAMVGDGSFLMLHSELVTAIQENKKINILLFDNSGFGCINNLQMDNGSISAGTEFRTADNEIMNIDYAKIGEGYGLTTYKANTREELIQALEAAKKETNSTLIEMKVLPKTMTDGYESSWWNVGVAEVSKSENVTKAYKARVEKLEEDGREMY, encoded by the coding sequence ATGGCAGATAAAATCCGATTAACTACAGCACAAGCACTCATTAAATTTATCCAAAATCAATATATTAATGTTGATGGAGAAGAATTTCCATTTGTCAAAGGTGTTTTCTCAATTTATGGTCATGGAAATGTCTTAGGTATTGGTGAAGCTTTAGAACATTATAATGAGCGACTTGATTATTTCCAAGGTAAGAATGAGCAAGGCATGGGCTTTGCGGCAATTGCTTATGCCAAGCAAACTTTACGCCAGCAAATCTTTGCAGTGTCAGCTTCAGCAGGTCCAGGATCTGCGAATCTTGTTCATGTTGCTGCGAATGCTTTTACCAACAATATTCCTATATTAATTCTACCAGCTGATACATTTGCTACACGGCAGCCAGATCCTGTTCTGCAGCAATTAGAACATCAGCATGATGCAAGTTTAACAACGAATGATGCATTTCGTGCAGTTTCGAAATTCTACGATCGGGTTCAAAGACCAGAACAATTAATGTCGAGTTTAGTACGAGCCTTTGAGGTAATGACAAATCCAGAAACTGCAGGACCTGCTGTTGTTGCTATTTCTCAAGATGTAGAGGGCGAGGCTTATGATTATGAGGCATCGTTCTTTGAAAAGCGGGTACATTATATTGATCGTAAAATCCCAACTAATAGAGAAATCGAAGCAGCACTTGACGCGATTAAAGCAAGTAAACGTCCAGTAATTATTGCTGGTGGCGGAACGAAGTATTCACAGGCAGGACCTGAGTTACGTAATATTTCAGAGAAATACAATATTCCGATTGTTGAGACGCAAGCTGGAAAATCTGTGGTTACCTATGATTTTCCGAATGCTTTAGGAGGTGTAGGGATTCTAGGAACCTCTGCCGCAAACAAAATAGTCTCTGAAGCAGACTTAATTATCGGAATAGGGACACGCTATAATGATTTTGTGACCTCTTCGAAAACTGGTTTCGACTGGGAAAATCAGAAATTTGTAAATATCAATGTGAGTCGCTTCCAAGCATATAAACTAGATGCTGTAACTGTCGTAGCTGATGCTAAAGTTGCCTTACAAAAGCTTACTGAAGGCTTAGAGGGCTACCAGACAGCCTATGAAGGAGAAATTCAAGAATATAAAGCAGCTTGGAATGAAGAGCGCGAACGCCTTCATAATATTGCTTTCAATCGAAAGGACTTTGATCCGGAAATCAAGCATCATTTCGGGCAAGGAATTATGAATGATTATGCTGATGCTTTGGGCACGGAATTTACGCAAACGAATGCTTTCATCACAATCAATGACCATGTAGATGATGATGCAATTGTGGTAGGTTCCGCAGGCTCACTGCCAGGAGATATGCAACGTTTATGGAATTCGACTGAAGAAAATACCTTCCACTTGGAATATGGGTACTCATCTATGGGGTATGAAATCTCAGGCACATTAGGAGTGAAATTAGCTGCCCCTAATCAAGAGGTATACGCTATGGTAGGTGATGGTAGCTTCCTCATGCTTCATTCAGAATTAGTCACAGCTATTCAAGAGAACAAGAAGATTAACATTCTATTATTTGATAACTCTGGCTTTGGTTGTATTAATAATCTCCAAATGGATAACGGAAGTATATCAGCAGGAACAGAGTTTAGAACCGCTGACAATGAAATTATGAATATTGACTATGCCAAGATTGGTGAAGGGTATGGATTAACAACATATAAAGCCAATACTCGCGAAGAATTAATTCAAGCATTAGAAGCTGCTAAAAAGGAAACAAATTCCACGCTAATTGAAATGAAAGTATTGCCTAAGACAATGACAGACGGCTATGAAAGTAGTTGGTGGAACGTAGGGGTCGCTGAAGTTTCTAAAAGTGAGAATGTGACAAAAGCATATAAAGCTCGGGTAGAAAAACTTGAAGAAGATGGACGCGAAATGTATTAA
- the iolC gene encoding 5-dehydro-2-deoxygluconokinase, with product MNKTIDLVAIGRAALDLNSIEINRPMEETESFRKYVGGSPANIAIGQAKLGQKVKFIGKVGDEHHGRYITKYMEDAGVDMSDVVVDNEGHMTGLTFTEIKSPSESNIIQYRDEVADLYIRPDEVKEETIASSKILLVSGTALAQSPSREAVLYAIDLAHQHDTRVIFEIDYRPYTWKSAEEVSVYYTLVAQLSDVVIGTRDEFNMLENSEEADNAKTVEKLFNYRPELIVIKHGVQGSHAYTKDGQVYDGKAYKANVVKTFGAGDSYAAAFIYALNQGKGVEDALKYGAASAAIVVSRHSSSEAMPTVDEIEALIIEQDGSL from the coding sequence ATGAACAAAACAATTGATTTAGTAGCAATCGGTCGAGCTGCATTAGACTTAAACTCAATCGAGATTAATCGCCCTATGGAAGAAACGGAATCTTTCCGTAAATATGTAGGAGGCTCTCCGGCAAATATCGCGATTGGCCAAGCGAAATTAGGTCAGAAAGTTAAATTTATTGGTAAAGTGGGCGATGAACATCATGGTCGCTACATTACTAAATATATGGAAGATGCAGGAGTTGATATGTCTGATGTTGTCGTAGACAATGAGGGCCATATGACTGGATTGACATTTACAGAAATTAAAAGCCCGAGCGAAAGCAATATTATCCAGTACCGCGATGAAGTGGCAGACTTATATATTCGTCCAGATGAAGTAAAAGAAGAGACTATCGCCAGTTCTAAGATTCTACTGGTTAGTGGAACGGCCCTAGCTCAAAGTCCTTCACGTGAAGCAGTGCTTTATGCAATTGATTTAGCCCATCAGCATGACACACGTGTGATATTCGAGATTGATTATCGCCCATATACTTGGAAATCAGCTGAAGAGGTCTCTGTTTATTACACTTTAGTGGCTCAATTATCTGACGTGGTTATTGGAACACGGGACGAATTTAATATGTTAGAAAACAGTGAAGAAGCTGATAATGCTAAGACTGTTGAGAAGTTATTTAACTATCGACCAGAACTTATTGTGATCAAACATGGTGTCCAAGGCTCACATGCATATACGAAAGATGGGCAAGTTTATGACGGTAAAGCATATAAAGCTAATGTTGTTAAGACTTTCGGTGCAGGAGATTCTTATGCCGCAGCTTTCATTTATGCATTAAACCAAGGCAAAGGTGTGGAGGACGCACTTAAGTATGGTGCAGCATCAGCTGCGATTGTCGTCAGTCGTCATAGCTCATCAGAAGCTATGCCTACTGTAGATGAAATTGAAGCTTTAATTATTGAACAAGACGGTTCGTTATAA